A single window of Eucalyptus grandis isolate ANBG69807.140 chromosome 1, ASM1654582v1, whole genome shotgun sequence DNA harbors:
- the LOC104439111 gene encoding alpha carbonic anhydrase 7, protein MKNQSNAILFSAFSLFLLLALGSAAAEFIPVETEDEREFDYIPGSEKGPMHWGELRKDWEACKKGEMQSPIDLSSQRVQVMPKLGEIERSHKPSNATLKNRGHDISLQWDTGNAGSIKINGTEYFLQQCHWHSPSEHTINGRRYALELHMVHVSTDPTVKNNIAVVGLLYKTGVPDAFLSKLMGSVWSMSDKEDERKMGTIDPREIKMGGKNYLRYMGSLTTPPCTEGVIWTINKKMGTVSKDQIKLLREAVHDYAEKNARPVQQLNTREIHFYQPNEAATRN, encoded by the exons ATGAAGAACCAAAGCAACGCCATCCTCTTCTCTGCcttttccctcttccttcttcttgcacTGGGGAGCGCAGCAGCAGAATTCATACCCGTAGAAACTG AGGATGAGCGAGAGTTCGATTACATACCCGGGAGCGAGAAGGGGCCAATGCACTGGGGGGAGCTAAGGAAAGATTGGGAAGCATGCAAGAAAGGCGAAATGCAGTCGCCGATCGACCTGTCGAGCCAGAGAGTGCAGGTGATGCCCAAGCTGGGGGAGATAGAGAGGAGCCACAAGCCCAGCAATGCGACCCTCAAGAACAGAGGCCACGACATTTCT CTTCAATGGGACACGGGCAACGCTGGATCAATTAAGATTAACGGCACAgaatattttctccaacaatgTCACTGGCATTCACCTTCCGAGCATACGATTAACGGCAGaag GTATGCATTGGAGCTGCACATGGTTCATGTAAGCACAGACCCGACTGTTAAGAATAATATTGCTGTTGTTGGACTCCTCTACAAGACTGGCGTACCAGATGCTTTCCTTTCCAAG TTAATGGGGAGCGTATGGTCTATGTCTGACAAAGAGGATGAGAGAAAGATGGGGACCATTGATCCAAGAGAGATCAAGATGGGTGGCAAGAACTACTTGAGATATATGGGCTCTCTCACTACCCCTCCTTGCACAGAAGGTGTCATATGGACTATCAACAAAAAG ATGGGCACTGTATCAAAGGACCAAATCAAGTTGCTCAGAGAGGCTGTTCATGAT TATGCAGAGAAGAATGCAAGGCCTGTGCAGCAACTGAATACAAGAGAGATCCACTTCTACCAACCAAATGAAGCGGCAACACGAAATTAA